The following coding sequences are from one Candidatus Zixiibacteriota bacterium window:
- a CDS encoding TolC family protein has translation MSRYGMRNAALGLAAAGLMAAATPARELTYDAAMEIALRRSSRVEIIRGNLEVAERKYQAEKVNFLLPEISLNGTLPGYSSAEQYTYPDGFGGTKQVGLRKSLDMNTFIGLNQNLITGGSLDIRAYLQGNERHFPQTLRLETGEGVFTANESERTGRFSFALQQPLLQPSEAKFTLNNRKDELSLARLGRQEETATLKQEVAQAYIGALQLQIDKQIAEEKLRSARLKADIDSVKLQDGILSEEQWLETSSARLDAELAVYDVESNLAKQMQTLAVLLDMEEYQDLELAAPPVEAPLTPEEQERLLAAADRSVPIQRAEFDYAKAKRAADYSNASSGIRGTLTASYEKDAGDIETTYDGLPQTETSTLNLDTWEVKLEFSYPLWDGGSGSAESRASELEAQKAKIELERQRKIVRADIRNLTEGLDVSHRKLSILQKQVDLTAERLGIARMRFENGEISEVEYIESNVAHLDARKKYLEELQKYLVDRYTLEGKFTG, from the coding sequence ATGAGCAGATACGGAATGCGCAACGCCGCACTGGGCCTGGCCGCGGCCGGGCTGATGGCCGCCGCGACGCCGGCGCGCGAACTGACCTATGACGCGGCCATGGAGATCGCGCTGCGGCGCTCCAGCCGCGTCGAAATCATCCGCGGCAATCTCGAGGTGGCGGAGAGGAAGTACCAGGCCGAGAAAGTGAACTTCCTCCTCCCCGAGATCTCCCTCAACGGGACGCTCCCGGGGTACTCGTCGGCGGAGCAGTACACCTACCCCGATGGGTTCGGGGGCACCAAGCAGGTGGGGCTGCGGAAGTCGCTCGACATGAACACGTTTATCGGACTGAACCAGAACCTGATCACCGGCGGGTCGCTTGATATCCGGGCCTACCTGCAGGGGAACGAACGCCATTTTCCCCAGACCCTCCGGCTGGAAACGGGCGAGGGGGTTTTCACCGCCAACGAATCCGAGCGCACCGGCCGGTTCTCCTTTGCCCTCCAGCAGCCGCTCCTGCAGCCGTCCGAAGCGAAATTCACGCTCAACAACCGCAAGGATGAGTTGTCGCTCGCGCGCCTGGGCCGGCAGGAGGAAACGGCGACGCTGAAGCAGGAGGTGGCCCAGGCCTACATCGGGGCGCTCCAACTGCAGATCGACAAACAGATCGCCGAGGAGAAACTCCGCTCGGCCCGGCTCAAGGCGGACATCGACTCCGTGAAACTTCAGGACGGGATTCTCTCTGAGGAGCAGTGGCTCGAGACCTCGTCGGCGCGGCTCGATGCCGAGCTGGCGGTGTACGACGTCGAGAGCAATCTCGCCAAACAGATGCAGACGCTGGCGGTGCTGCTCGACATGGAGGAGTACCAGGACCTCGAACTGGCGGCGCCGCCGGTCGAGGCGCCGCTGACCCCGGAGGAACAGGAGCGGCTGCTGGCGGCCGCGGACCGGTCGGTCCCGATTCAGCGGGCCGAGTTTGACTACGCCAAGGCGAAGCGGGCCGCCGACTACTCGAACGCCTCCAGCGGCATTCGGGGGACGCTGACGGCGAGCTACGAGAAGGACGCCGGGGACATCGAAACCACGTACGACGGCTTGCCCCAGACGGAGACCAGCACCCTCAATCTCGATACCTGGGAGGTCAAGCTGGAGTTCTCGTACCCGCTCTGGGACGGCGGCTCGGGATCGGCCGAATCGCGCGCCTCTGAGCTTGAGGCGCAGAAAGCCAAGATCGAGCTCGAGCGCCAGCGGAAAATCGTTCGGGCGGACATCCGCAACCTCACTGAGGGCCTCGACGTCTCCCACCGAAAGCTGTCGATCCTGCAGAAGCAGGTCGACCTGACCGCCGAGCGACTCGGGATCGCCAGGATGCGTTTTGAGAACGGCGAGATCTCCGAGGTGGAATACATCGAGAGCAACGTGGCGCATCTTGATGCGCGCAAGAAGTATCTCGAGGAACTGCAGAAATATCTCGTTGACAGGTACACGCTGGAAGGCAAGTTTACGGGCTGA
- a CDS encoding lysophospholipid acyltransferase family protein, which translates to MEKLSYEFEYLLAAAGTGLAQRLSPAAADRFAVTLGDTVHAVWTTRREIARENLRQALGPRMAEPLIRATVKRVFENMARSFIEVSRFERLGPDGARAIIVGDGLAHIEQARAKGRGCVFITAHYGNWELLGNWPALMGHPTVLLVGVQHNPKIHALFNRFRQTLGITTIETGVAARGVLRALRENKVVGIAGDQHSHTGLRISFFGRPATASRGPALFALKAGAPLLPYMMRRESYDRHVITAGEPIYPPGGGDEEKDADEMTLRLHRFYEAEIRKYPDQWMWTHRRWKAAEGEEKAATFREHMQ; encoded by the coding sequence ATGGAAAAGCTGAGCTACGAGTTCGAATATCTGCTGGCGGCCGCCGGGACCGGGCTTGCACAGCGGCTGTCGCCGGCGGCGGCCGACCGGTTTGCGGTCACGCTCGGCGATACCGTCCATGCGGTTTGGACGACGCGCCGGGAGATCGCCCGGGAAAATCTGCGGCAGGCGCTGGGGCCCCGGATGGCCGAGCCATTAATCCGCGCGACCGTTAAGCGTGTCTTTGAGAATATGGCGCGGTCGTTTATTGAAGTCTCCCGGTTCGAGCGACTCGGGCCGGACGGGGCGCGGGCGATTATCGTCGGCGACGGTCTGGCTCACATCGAACAGGCGCGGGCGAAGGGGCGCGGGTGCGTCTTCATCACCGCCCACTACGGCAACTGGGAGCTCTTAGGGAACTGGCCGGCGCTGATGGGGCACCCGACGGTGCTCTTGGTGGGGGTGCAGCACAACCCGAAGATCCACGCACTGTTCAACCGGTTCCGGCAGACGCTGGGGATCACGACGATCGAGACGGGGGTGGCGGCGCGCGGTGTGCTGCGGGCGCTCCGCGAAAACAAGGTAGTGGGGATCGCCGGCGACCAGCACAGCCACACCGGGCTGCGCATCTCTTTTTTCGGCCGCCCGGCGACCGCCTCGCGCGGGCCGGCGCTGTTCGCTCTCAAAGCCGGGGCCCCGCTGTTGCCCTACATGATGCGGCGGGAGAGCTATGACCGCCACGTCATCACCGCCGGCGAACCGATCTACCCGCCCGGCGGCGGCGACGAGGAGAAAGATGCGGACGAGATGACGCTCCGGCTCCACCGGTTCTACGAGGCGGAGATTCGCAAGTACCCGGACCAGTGGATGTGGACGCACCGGCGGTGGAAAGCGGCCGAGGGGGAGGAAAAGGCGGCAACCTTTCGGGAGCATATGCAGTAG
- a CDS encoding ferritin family protein codes for MQVTDIFEYAMKMETDGRDFYLRQAAKADQKQFKQIWEQLADDELKHFHIFKALRDGQAAEYKEGSATPILATARNVFEDLKAAGRDFTFAGDVEKAWVEAREVERRSEEFYRDKATQVETEGKRTILNRIADEEHKHFVTLDNVIHFLRRPKEWLEDAEWRHSDEY; via the coding sequence ATGCAGGTGACGGACATTTTTGAATACGCCATGAAGATGGAAACCGACGGCCGCGATTTTTACCTTCGCCAGGCCGCCAAGGCCGACCAGAAGCAGTTCAAGCAGATCTGGGAGCAGCTCGCCGACGACGAGCTCAAACATTTCCACATTTTTAAGGCGCTTCGCGACGGCCAGGCGGCGGAGTACAAAGAGGGGAGCGCAACGCCGATTCTCGCCACCGCGCGCAACGTGTTCGAGGACCTGAAAGCCGCGGGCCGCGATTTCACCTTCGCCGGAGACGTCGAGAAAGCCTGGGTCGAAGCCCGCGAGGTGGAGCGGCGGAGCGAGGAGTTCTACCGCGACAAAGCCACGCAGGTCGAGACCGAGGGCAAGCGCACGATCCTCAACCGGATCGCCGATGAAGAGCACAAGCATTTCGTAACCCTCGACAACGTCATCCACTTCCTCCGCCGCCCGAAAGAGTGGCTCGAGGACGCCGAGTGGCGTCACTCCGACGAGTACTAG
- a CDS encoding segregation/condensation protein A, producing the protein MNAPFAAPAENYRVDLPVFNGPLDLLLYLIKKEEVDIYDIPIARITQQYLKYMELMKELNLEVAGEFVVMAATLIHIKVRLLLPRDPDQAEEDDPREELIMALLEYKKYREASEILREKAIMEERYFVPELPVGRPDLKVDLSPGTTLFDLLTAFREVLANRSDEQVHRVDTFEVSIEDRIGHVMRILRGREAVAFRELFADLPRRIVAVVTFIALLELVRTRRIAIDQSEPFRELRVYRGEQFDAPQREIDIVDFSRLEVQAAG; encoded by the coding sequence ATGAACGCACCATTTGCCGCACCCGCCGAAAACTACCGCGTCGACCTCCCCGTCTTCAACGGTCCGCTCGACCTGCTGCTCTACCTGATCAAAAAGGAAGAGGTCGACATCTACGATATCCCGATCGCCCGCATCACCCAGCAGTACCTGAAGTACATGGAGCTGATGAAGGAGCTCAATCTCGAGGTGGCGGGCGAGTTCGTGGTCATGGCGGCGACCCTCATTCACATCAAGGTCCGCCTCCTGCTCCCGCGTGACCCGGACCAGGCCGAGGAGGACGACCCGCGCGAAGAACTGATCATGGCCCTCCTCGAGTACAAGAAGTACCGCGAGGCGAGCGAAATCCTCCGCGAGAAAGCGATCATGGAGGAGCGCTACTTCGTCCCCGAGCTGCCGGTCGGGCGGCCGGACCTCAAGGTGGATCTCTCCCCGGGCACCACCCTCTTCGACCTCCTCACGGCCTTCCGGGAGGTGCTCGCTAACCGCTCCGATGAACAGGTCCACCGGGTCGACACTTTCGAGGTGTCGATCGAGGACCGCATCGGCCACGTCATGCGCATCCTGCGCGGGCGCGAGGCGGTGGCGTTCCGCGAGTTGTTCGCCGATCTGCCCCGCCGCATCGTCGCCGTCGTCACCTTCATCGCCCTCCTCGAGCTCGTGCGCACGCGCCGGATCGCCATCGACCAGTCGGAACCGTTCCGCGAGCTCCGCGTGTACCGGGGCGAGCAGTTCGATGCGCCGCAGCGGGAGATCGACATCGTCGACTTCAGCCGGCTCGAGGTGCAGGCGGCGGGATAG
- the scpB gene encoding SMC-Scp complex subunit ScpB, giving the protein MSEDVFNAAVVEALILASPEPLPARKIAEQLEDLTPAQVGRAVAALNDRYFQAGASFRIREIAGGFQFYILPEFTGYVEEMFTRRRKMRLTRAALETLAIVAYRQPVTKAEIEHIRGVASDGVLQNLLEKNMVAIRGRAATVGKPLQYGTTDEFLKFFGLAGLDDLPKMKEIEELIRAAEPDNGDQLSFETSVLDVAMARKLNVADGTFDPQTREADPQDDDRPAPPPGAPDNLGAEPPGADDADAEDELGDTALEEAAEQDESDSDAGRHP; this is encoded by the coding sequence ATGAGCGAGGACGTCTTTAACGCCGCGGTGGTCGAAGCGCTGATCCTGGCCTCTCCCGAACCGCTGCCGGCCCGCAAAATCGCCGAGCAGCTCGAAGACCTGACGCCGGCGCAGGTCGGCCGGGCGGTCGCCGCACTCAACGACCGCTACTTCCAGGCCGGGGCCTCCTTCCGGATCCGCGAAATCGCCGGCGGCTTCCAGTTCTACATCCTCCCCGAATTCACCGGCTACGTCGAAGAGATGTTCACGCGCCGCCGCAAAATGCGCCTCACCCGCGCCGCCCTCGAAACCCTCGCGATCGTCGCCTACCGCCAGCCGGTCACCAAAGCCGAGATCGAACACATCCGCGGCGTCGCCTCCGACGGCGTGCTGCAGAACCTGCTGGAAAAAAACATGGTCGCGATTCGCGGTCGCGCCGCCACCGTCGGGAAACCGCTCCAGTACGGCACCACCGACGAATTCCTCAAATTCTTCGGGCTGGCCGGCCTTGACGATCTGCCTAAGATGAAAGAAATCGAGGAATTGATCCGGGCCGCCGAACCGGACAACGGCGACCAGCTCAGTTTCGAGACCTCGGTGCTCGACGTGGCAATGGCGCGGAAACTCAACGTGGCCGACGGCACCTTCGACCCGCAGACGCGGGAGGCCGACCCGCAGGACGATGACCGGCCGGCGCCCCCGCCCGGCGCGCCGGACAACCTCGGCGCGGAGCCTCCCGGGGCGGACGATGCCGACGCCGAAGACGAGCTCGGCGACACCGCGCTCGAAGAGGCCGCCGAGCAGGATGAGTCCGACAGCGACGCGGGCCGGCATCCCTGA
- a CDS encoding site-specific DNA-methyltransferase, giving the protein MSSAPTTRHVVHFRPATALADLPEEGTALVVTSPPYPMIEMWDNSFGDQDERIGDALRQEQGEAAFALMHQLLDRVWGEVARVLAPGGIACVNIGDAARSIGSGFRLFPNHARVIDAFLRLGLHNLPNIIWRKPTNAPNKFMGSGMLPPGAYVTLEHEYILIFRKGDKRVFRSPDEQRRRAESAIFWEERNRWYSDVWSDLTGAPQKLASAARSRSGAFPFELAWRLVNMFSIKGDVVLDPFVGTGTTLLAAAANERHSIGYEIEFGLRPALLRQLGETPGVSRQVLRERIERHLALVGRRTAEGKPPTFTVSRHGWPCVSRQETGMVLRPAASVRQFSEETTALSVQWEVSYGEIGPGEQVEMPLA; this is encoded by the coding sequence ATGTCGAGCGCCCCGACCACCCGCCACGTCGTGCACTTTCGCCCGGCGACTGCCCTGGCTGATCTGCCCGAGGAGGGGACCGCGCTGGTCGTAACCTCCCCCCCATACCCCATGATCGAGATGTGGGACAACAGCTTCGGCGATCAGGACGAGAGGATTGGGGATGCTCTCCGGCAGGAACAAGGGGAGGCGGCCTTTGCCCTCATGCACCAACTGCTGGACCGCGTCTGGGGGGAAGTCGCCCGCGTGCTCGCGCCGGGGGGAATCGCGTGCGTCAATATCGGCGATGCCGCCCGCAGTATCGGGTCCGGGTTCCGCCTCTTTCCCAACCATGCCCGGGTGATCGATGCCTTCCTCCGGCTCGGGCTGCACAACCTCCCCAACATTATCTGGCGCAAGCCGACCAATGCACCGAACAAATTCATGGGCTCGGGGATGCTCCCGCCGGGAGCCTACGTGACGCTCGAGCACGAGTACATCCTCATATTCCGCAAGGGGGACAAGCGGGTGTTCCGCAGTCCTGACGAGCAGAGACGGCGGGCGGAGAGCGCCATTTTCTGGGAGGAGCGCAACCGGTGGTATTCCGACGTCTGGTCGGATCTCACCGGGGCGCCGCAGAAACTGGCCTCGGCGGCGCGCTCGCGCAGCGGCGCCTTTCCGTTCGAACTCGCCTGGCGGCTGGTCAACATGTTCTCGATCAAGGGGGATGTCGTGCTCGACCCGTTCGTCGGGACCGGGACAACCCTCCTGGCCGCCGCGGCGAACGAACGCCACAGCATCGGCTACGAAATCGAGTTCGGTCTGCGCCCGGCGCTGCTGCGCCAGCTCGGGGAAACGCCGGGGGTCTCGCGACAGGTGTTGAGAGAACGGATCGAGCGCCACCTGGCCCTGGTCGGCCGGCGGACGGCCGAGGGCAAGCCCCCGACGTTCACAGTGAGCCGCCACGGGTGGCCGTGCGTGAGCCGCCAGGAGACGGGGATGGTGCTCCGGCCGGCGGCGAGCGTGCGGCAGTTCAGCGAGGAGACGACCGCGCTCTCCGTGCAGTGGGAGGTAAGCTACGGCGAGATCGGACCGGGGGAGCAGGTGGAGATGCCGCTCGCCTAG
- a CDS encoding rRNA pseudouridine synthase, producing MIRINKYLSQCGVTSRRGAEALIKEGRVAVNGRPLTEVGAVIEEATDEVRVDGEVVAPVEQQVYIVLNKPAEVMTTLRDPFRRRTVARFLKGVPCRVYPVGRLDFDVEGVLLLTNDGDLAYRLTHPKYDVPKVYEAKVEGKFQRVDSEGIARGVALEDGAIGRAAVTVLEYARRTTRVRLTLTEGRKREVKQLCAAVGHPVVYLERVEFAGITAKGLARGRWRHLTAAEIERLKSLVGLK from the coding sequence GTGATCAGGATCAACAAATACCTCTCGCAATGCGGGGTCACCTCGCGGCGGGGCGCCGAGGCGCTCATCAAGGAGGGCCGCGTCGCCGTCAACGGCCGGCCGCTCACCGAGGTCGGAGCCGTCATCGAGGAGGCGACCGATGAGGTGCGGGTCGACGGCGAGGTCGTCGCCCCTGTCGAGCAGCAGGTCTACATCGTTCTGAACAAACCCGCCGAGGTGATGACCACGCTGCGCGACCCGTTCCGCCGCCGCACAGTCGCCCGCTTCCTCAAGGGTGTTCCCTGCCGGGTCTATCCGGTGGGGCGGCTCGATTTCGACGTCGAGGGCGTGCTCCTGCTCACCAACGACGGGGATCTCGCCTACCGGCTCACCCACCCGAAATACGACGTGCCGAAAGTGTACGAGGCGAAAGTGGAGGGGAAATTCCAGCGCGTCGACAGCGAGGGGATCGCGCGTGGGGTCGCGCTCGAGGACGGGGCCATCGGCCGGGCCGCGGTCACGGTGCTGGAATATGCGCGCCGCACCACCCGCGTCCGCCTGACGCTCACCGAGGGACGCAAACGGGAGGTCAAGCAGTTATGCGCCGCGGTCGGGCACCCGGTCGTCTACCTCGAGCGCGTGGAGTTTGCCGGGATCACGGCCAAGGGGTTGGCGCGCGGCAGATGGCGGCACCTCACGGCCGCGGAGATCGAGCGCCTCAAAAGCCTGGTCGGCCTGAAATAG
- a CDS encoding ABC transporter permease: MNFHRIFQISFDSLAAHKLRTFLTMLGVIFGVGAVISMLSIGEGAKQEALQQISILGINNIIINAKVPEQGLSSDIGLTRSRGLTLEDGRNIAEFKALVANIVPQRFEPIATIYHGSAEASVRVVSTVPDYVKSSSVEVQTGRFIIDLDQAEFAQVCVLGAKAKRALFAFEDPIGQSVRIGDLNFTVVGVMADKYIGRGKVEGFELKNLNEDVYIPFSTAVKKLPRELEGGTEIQGGGGRMMITSTSEYQWYQTAEIDQLTVTVADLKYIEAATKLVERIIERRHFGVQDYEIVVPESLLRQTEKTQRIFNIVMGAIAGISLLVGGIGIMNIMLATVLERTREIGVRRAVGATRRDIMRQFLIEAVAICLVGCVVGVALGLMLSRAISFYADWPTIVSPYAIVLAVGVSTAVGVIFGLYPAGKAAKLDVIESLRYE, from the coding sequence ATGAACTTCCACCGCATCTTCCAGATCTCCTTCGACTCGCTGGCCGCCCACAAGCTGCGGACTTTCCTCACCATGCTCGGCGTCATTTTCGGCGTCGGCGCGGTCATCTCCATGCTCTCGATCGGCGAAGGGGCCAAGCAGGAGGCGCTGCAGCAGATCTCGATCCTCGGGATCAACAACATCATCATCAACGCCAAAGTCCCCGAGCAGGGGCTGTCCTCCGATATCGGTCTCACGCGGTCGCGCGGGCTGACGCTCGAGGACGGCCGTAACATCGCCGAGTTCAAAGCCCTCGTCGCCAACATCGTCCCGCAGCGGTTTGAGCCGATCGCCACGATCTACCACGGGTCGGCGGAGGCCTCGGTGCGGGTGGTCTCCACGGTCCCCGACTACGTGAAGTCGTCGTCGGTCGAGGTGCAGACGGGGCGGTTCATCATCGACCTTGACCAGGCGGAGTTCGCGCAGGTATGCGTGCTCGGCGCGAAAGCCAAGCGGGCGCTGTTCGCGTTCGAGGACCCGATCGGGCAGTCGGTGAGGATCGGCGATTTGAATTTCACCGTGGTCGGGGTGATGGCCGACAAATACATCGGGCGGGGGAAGGTGGAGGGATTCGAACTGAAAAACCTCAACGAGGACGTGTACATCCCGTTCTCCACGGCGGTCAAGAAGCTCCCGCGCGAGCTCGAGGGCGGCACCGAGATCCAGGGCGGCGGCGGGCGCATGATGATCACTTCCACCTCCGAGTACCAGTGGTACCAGACGGCCGAGATCGACCAGCTCACCGTCACCGTTGCCGACCTCAAGTACATCGAGGCGGCGACCAAGCTCGTGGAGCGGATCATCGAACGCCGCCACTTCGGTGTCCAGGACTACGAGATCGTGGTGCCCGAGTCGCTCCTGCGCCAGACCGAGAAGACGCAGCGGATATTCAACATCGTGATGGGCGCGATCGCGGGCATTTCGCTGCTGGTCGGCGGCATCGGGATCATGAACATCATGCTCGCGACTGTGCTCGAGCGGACGCGCGAGATCGGCGTCCGCCGGGCGGTGGGGGCGACCCGCCGCGACATCATGCGCCAGTTCCTCATCGAGGCCGTGGCGATCTGCCTCGTCGGGTGCGTGGTCGGAGTGGCGCTCGGGCTGATGCTCTCCCGCGCCATCTCGTTCTACGCCGACTGGCCCACGATCGTCTCCCCCTACGCGATCGTGCTCGCGGTGGGCGTCTCCACCGCGGTCGGCGTCATCTTCGGCCTCTACCCGGCGGGCAAAGCAGCTAAGCTCGACGTGATCGAATCGCTTCGGTACGAATAG
- the trpS gene encoding tryptophan--tRNA ligase: MVNVKSKTTTRPASKNKSDTTRKAVSPESDQAVRETVHAEKEPVTKPRPAKKAKPGAEKEVILSGMQPTGSLHIGNLEGALRNWIELQDQYTMYCCIVDWHALTAVWEHPEVLRDNIFMMAVDYLASGLDPEKCAIFIQSEVKEHAELHLLFSMLISVPTLMRLPTYQEKAEHLDSYGFLGYPVLQAADICVYNAHKVPVGKDQAKHVWLANDLAKRFNHYYGPTLNEPEGLYREIPLILGSDNRKMSKSYDNHIPLDFTEEETAKRLRTFYTDSQKIRLGDPGRPEQCPIYLLHRIYTPGAEESVAAPCRSGALGCVECKKRLADNLNAALRPIRARRQELLRRPGDVWDVLADGARRARERAAEVMEKIHTAMKLNYRKQG; encoded by the coding sequence ATGGTGAACGTGAAAAGCAAAACCACGACCCGCCCGGCCTCCAAGAACAAGTCGGACACGACCCGCAAAGCGGTGTCGCCGGAGTCGGACCAGGCAGTCCGGGAGACGGTGCACGCCGAAAAGGAACCGGTGACCAAGCCCAGGCCCGCTAAGAAGGCCAAACCGGGCGCGGAGAAGGAAGTCATCCTGTCGGGGATGCAGCCGACCGGCTCGCTCCACATCGGCAACCTCGAGGGGGCGCTGCGCAACTGGATCGAGCTGCAGGACCAGTACACCATGTACTGCTGCATCGTCGACTGGCACGCCCTTACTGCCGTCTGGGAACACCCGGAAGTGCTGCGCGACAACATCTTCATGATGGCGGTCGATTACCTCGCCTCCGGCCTCGACCCGGAAAAGTGCGCCATCTTCATTCAGTCGGAAGTCAAAGAGCACGCCGAACTCCATCTGCTGTTCTCGATGCTCATCTCGGTGCCGACTCTGATGCGCCTGCCGACTTACCAGGAGAAAGCGGAGCACCTTGATTCCTACGGTTTCCTCGGCTATCCGGTGCTGCAGGCGGCCGACATCTGCGTCTACAACGCGCACAAGGTCCCTGTCGGCAAGGACCAGGCCAAGCACGTCTGGCTGGCGAACGATCTGGCCAAGCGGTTCAACCACTACTACGGTCCGACGCTGAACGAGCCGGAGGGGCTGTATCGCGAGATTCCGCTCATCCTCGGTTCGGACAATCGGAAGATGTCGAAGTCGTACGACAACCACATCCCGCTGGATTTCACGGAAGAAGAGACGGCCAAGCGGCTTCGGACATTCTACACGGACTCGCAGAAAATCCGCCTGGGCGATCCGGGACGGCCGGAGCAGTGCCCGATCTACCTGCTCCACCGCATCTACACGCCGGGGGCCGAGGAGTCGGTGGCCGCGCCCTGCCGGAGCGGGGCGCTGGGCTGTGTCGAGTGCAAGAAGCGGCTGGCCGATAATCTGAATGCCGCCCTGCGGCCGATCCGCGCCCGCCGCCAGGAACTGCTGCGGCGCCCCGGCGACGTGTGGGATGTCCTGGCCGACGGCGCGCGGCGCGCCCGCGAGCGGGCCGCCGAGGTCATGGAGAAGATCCATACCGCCATGAAATTGAACTACCGAAAACAAGGCTGA
- a CDS encoding efflux RND transporter periplasmic adaptor subunit, with protein MKKYIYIGIILALVLGGYLAVNAIFTPAVDIPTATARRGDMVISLNENGTVNAKRAMTLSSPRIRSLTITWLAPEGSTVKEGDPVIRFDATQQLADLQENQSSLKIAQTALERANKEYTIQEKQLTLDLEKARRNHLEKKHEAPLIAEEAKMELDLAELNFQAKLEQLRSDVQKAELEVQRAQEKVNQAQRELDQMTVAAPIPGLVVYLEIWKGSSMGKVQEGDAPWPGQGLVNLPDLSDMMVETTVSEVDANKVDTGQEVVVTLDAFPEVQFQGRVAQKSTLARKKEQNSKINVFDIEVDITQEDPRLKPGMSAACKIVVDRLQDVVSVPLEAVFERDDTTVVFLKDKKKRPVAVGRRNDMFIEVRDGLRGGEEICLVDPTVQEQGLPGDRATEPELNRDRTAAPSAPPAGGEGRRTGGGRRGGS; from the coding sequence GTGAAGAAGTACATTTACATCGGTATCATCCTCGCCCTCGTGCTCGGGGGCTATCTGGCGGTCAACGCGATCTTCACCCCTGCGGTGGACATCCCGACGGCGACCGCCCGGCGCGGCGACATGGTCATCTCGCTCAACGAGAACGGGACGGTCAATGCGAAACGGGCGATGACCCTCTCCTCGCCGCGCATTCGCAGCCTCACCATCACCTGGCTCGCGCCCGAGGGATCGACCGTGAAAGAGGGGGATCCGGTGATCCGGTTCGACGCCACGCAGCAGCTGGCGGACCTCCAGGAGAACCAGTCGAGCCTGAAGATCGCCCAGACGGCGCTCGAGCGGGCAAACAAGGAGTACACGATCCAGGAAAAGCAGCTCACCCTCGATCTGGAGAAGGCCCGCCGCAACCACCTGGAGAAGAAGCACGAGGCCCCGCTCATCGCCGAAGAGGCCAAGATGGAGCTCGATCTGGCCGAGCTCAATTTCCAGGCCAAGCTCGAACAACTCCGGTCGGACGTGCAGAAGGCGGAACTCGAGGTGCAGCGCGCCCAGGAGAAGGTCAACCAGGCGCAGCGCGAACTGGACCAGATGACGGTGGCCGCGCCCATCCCCGGACTGGTCGTCTACCTGGAGATCTGGAAAGGCAGCTCGATGGGCAAGGTGCAGGAGGGAGACGCTCCCTGGCCGGGCCAGGGGCTGGTCAACCTTCCCGACCTCAGCGACATGATGGTCGAAACCACGGTCTCGGAGGTAGATGCGAACAAGGTCGACACCGGGCAGGAAGTGGTCGTGACGCTCGATGCGTTCCCGGAGGTGCAGTTCCAGGGGCGGGTGGCGCAAAAATCGACCCTGGCGCGGAAGAAGGAGCAGAACTCCAAAATCAACGTGTTCGATATCGAGGTGGACATCACCCAGGAAGACCCGCGGCTGAAACCGGGGATGTCGGCCGCCTGCAAAATCGTGGTCGATAGGCTTCAGGACGTCGTCTCGGTGCCGCTGGAGGCGGTGTTTGAGCGGGATGACACGACGGTGGTGTTCCTCAAGGACAAGAAGAAGCGGCCGGTGGCGGTGGGCCGCCGCAACGACATGTTCATCGAAGTGCGCGACGGCCTGCGGGGGGGCGAGGAGATCTGCCTGGTCGACCCGACCGTTCAGGAGCAGGGACTGCCCGGAGACCGGGCGACCGAGCCGGAGCTCAACCGCGACCGCACTGCCGCGCCATCGGCCCCGCCGGCCGGGGGCGAAGGGCGCCGGACGGGCGGCGGGAGGCGCGGCGGATCATGA